A single region of the Garra rufa chromosome 6, GarRuf1.0, whole genome shotgun sequence genome encodes:
- the nfkbiz gene encoding NF-kappa-B inhibitor zeta isoform X1 encodes MIIDRVCEGFSGVLDRDSDVMTSPVHLLSFYGCPSPSDASLSAGSPNYDSDQSWSNAESPQNSLNEARRPSRYQGVRVKNTVKELIMLKRHHDIQAHQYPIENECPAIMQALQRAKMEAENLCVSPVKRLRAEDSEILSPCGHIENMFCGTEMLEDIGDVLSKERLSIESVTVRGYRDLCADAESPVYTGCHPLPSVENTHPSSVPPLASGLGLTAAPPVSFFQWQIQHEEEKLAALSHVELTTRDGDGDTFLHIAVAQGRRALAYVLARKMSAVGMLDMKEHNNQSAFQVSVAADQHLIAQDLLLLGAEVNTMDCWGRSPLHVCAEKGHTSTLQAIQKSMQTAGRQVNVEMVNYDGLTPLHVAVLSHNAVVQELFCHGTPPSAQSLALLQKRKQLGECVATLLLMGASLEAKDRKSGRTALHMAAEEANVELLRLFLDQSNCYSVINVKAFNGNTALHVASALQGRQAQVDAVRLLLRRGADPSVKNLENEQPAQLVPEGPLGDQVRRILKGKGAHSRC; translated from the exons ATGATCATTGACAGAGTTTGTGAGGGATTCTCGGGTGTTTTGGACCGGGACAGCGATGTTATGACGAGTCCGGTCCACCTGTTGTCGTTCTACGGATGTCCTTCTCCTTCAGACGCCAGTCTTTCTGCTGGATCTCCGAACTATGATTCGGATCAGAGCTGGAGCAATGCGGAAAGTCCTCAAAACAGCCTCAACG AAGCGCGGAGACCGAGTCGGTATCAAGGAGTGCGCGTCAAGAACACCGTTAAAGAGCTGATCATGCTGAAACGACATCACGACATTCAG GCTCACCAATATCCAATCGAAAATGAATGTCCAG CCATAATGCAGGCGCTGCAGAGAGCGAAGATGGAAGCGGAGAATCTGTGTGTGTCTCCTGTCAAACGACTGCGAGCCGAAGACTCAGAGATCCTG TCTCCTTGTGGCCACATTGAGAACATGTTCTGTGGCACTGAGATGTTGGAGGACATCGGTGACGTTCTGTCCAAAGAACGGCTCTCCATTGAATCGGTGACGGTGAGAGGATATCGAGATCTGTGCGCTGATGCCGAAAGCCCCGTTTACACCGGCTGCCATCCGCTGCCGTCCGTGGAGAACACGCACCCGTCCTCCGTCCCGCCGCTCGCGTCCGGCCTCGGTTTGACCGCCGCTCCTCCGGTGTCCTTCTTCCAGTGGCAGATACAGCATGAGGAGGAGAAACTGGCTGCTTTGAGCCACGTGGAGCTCACCACTAGAGATGGAGATGGAGACAC GTTCTTGCACATCGCGGTGGCCCAGGGCAGAAGAGCTCTGGCGTACGTCCTCGCCAGGAAAATGTCCGCCGTTGGCATGCTGGACATGAAGGAACACAACAACCAG AGCGCCTTCCAAGTCAGTGTCGCCGCAGATCAGCACCTGATTGCACAAGACCTGCTTTTACTGGGCGCTGAAGTCAACACCATGGACTGCTGGGGCCGATCCCCGTTACACGTGTGTGCTGAGAAGGGCCACACCTCCACACTACAG GCCATCCAGAAATCCATGCAGACCGCTGGACGACAGGTCAACGTGGAGATGGTCAACTATGACG GGCTCACACCGCTCCATGTTGCGGTCCTGTCCCACAATGCCGTGGTTCAGGAGCTGTTCTGTCACGGGACGCCCCCCTCGGCTCAGAGTCTGGCTCTGCTGCAGAAGAGGAAGCAGCTCGGGGAGTGCGTCGCCACTTTGTTGCTGATGGGAGCGTCGCTGGAAGCGAAG GATCGCAAGAGTGGCCGCACCGCTCTGCATATGGCTGCCGAAGAGGCCAACGTCGAGCTGCTGCGCCTGTTTCTGGATCAGTCCAACTGCTACTCCGTCATAAACGTGAAG GCGTTCAACGGGAACACGGCTCTTCACGTGGCCAGCGCTCTGCAGGGTCGGCAGGCTCAAGTAGACGCGGTTCGACTGCTGCTGAGACGAGGAGCCGATCCCAGCGTCAAGAACCTGGAGAACGAGCAGCCGGCTCAACTGGTGCCCGAGGGTCCGCTGGGAGACCAG GTGCGTCGGATCCTGAAAGGTAAAGGAGCGCACTCCCGCTGCTGA
- the nfkbiz gene encoding NF-kappa-B inhibitor zeta isoform X2 translates to MIIDRVCEGFSGVLDRDSDVMTSPVHLLSFYGCPSPSDASLSAGSPNYDSDQSWSNAESPQNSLNARRPSRYQGVRVKNTVKELIMLKRHHDIQAHQYPIENECPAIMQALQRAKMEAENLCVSPVKRLRAEDSEILSPCGHIENMFCGTEMLEDIGDVLSKERLSIESVTVRGYRDLCADAESPVYTGCHPLPSVENTHPSSVPPLASGLGLTAAPPVSFFQWQIQHEEEKLAALSHVELTTRDGDGDTFLHIAVAQGRRALAYVLARKMSAVGMLDMKEHNNQSAFQVSVAADQHLIAQDLLLLGAEVNTMDCWGRSPLHVCAEKGHTSTLQAIQKSMQTAGRQVNVEMVNYDGLTPLHVAVLSHNAVVQELFCHGTPPSAQSLALLQKRKQLGECVATLLLMGASLEAKDRKSGRTALHMAAEEANVELLRLFLDQSNCYSVINVKAFNGNTALHVASALQGRQAQVDAVRLLLRRGADPSVKNLENEQPAQLVPEGPLGDQVRRILKGKGAHSRC, encoded by the exons ATGATCATTGACAGAGTTTGTGAGGGATTCTCGGGTGTTTTGGACCGGGACAGCGATGTTATGACGAGTCCGGTCCACCTGTTGTCGTTCTACGGATGTCCTTCTCCTTCAGACGCCAGTCTTTCTGCTGGATCTCCGAACTATGATTCGGATCAGAGCTGGAGCAATGCGGAAAGTCCTCAAAACAGCCTCAACG CGCGGAGACCGAGTCGGTATCAAGGAGTGCGCGTCAAGAACACCGTTAAAGAGCTGATCATGCTGAAACGACATCACGACATTCAG GCTCACCAATATCCAATCGAAAATGAATGTCCAG CCATAATGCAGGCGCTGCAGAGAGCGAAGATGGAAGCGGAGAATCTGTGTGTGTCTCCTGTCAAACGACTGCGAGCCGAAGACTCAGAGATCCTG TCTCCTTGTGGCCACATTGAGAACATGTTCTGTGGCACTGAGATGTTGGAGGACATCGGTGACGTTCTGTCCAAAGAACGGCTCTCCATTGAATCGGTGACGGTGAGAGGATATCGAGATCTGTGCGCTGATGCCGAAAGCCCCGTTTACACCGGCTGCCATCCGCTGCCGTCCGTGGAGAACACGCACCCGTCCTCCGTCCCGCCGCTCGCGTCCGGCCTCGGTTTGACCGCCGCTCCTCCGGTGTCCTTCTTCCAGTGGCAGATACAGCATGAGGAGGAGAAACTGGCTGCTTTGAGCCACGTGGAGCTCACCACTAGAGATGGAGATGGAGACAC GTTCTTGCACATCGCGGTGGCCCAGGGCAGAAGAGCTCTGGCGTACGTCCTCGCCAGGAAAATGTCCGCCGTTGGCATGCTGGACATGAAGGAACACAACAACCAG AGCGCCTTCCAAGTCAGTGTCGCCGCAGATCAGCACCTGATTGCACAAGACCTGCTTTTACTGGGCGCTGAAGTCAACACCATGGACTGCTGGGGCCGATCCCCGTTACACGTGTGTGCTGAGAAGGGCCACACCTCCACACTACAG GCCATCCAGAAATCCATGCAGACCGCTGGACGACAGGTCAACGTGGAGATGGTCAACTATGACG GGCTCACACCGCTCCATGTTGCGGTCCTGTCCCACAATGCCGTGGTTCAGGAGCTGTTCTGTCACGGGACGCCCCCCTCGGCTCAGAGTCTGGCTCTGCTGCAGAAGAGGAAGCAGCTCGGGGAGTGCGTCGCCACTTTGTTGCTGATGGGAGCGTCGCTGGAAGCGAAG GATCGCAAGAGTGGCCGCACCGCTCTGCATATGGCTGCCGAAGAGGCCAACGTCGAGCTGCTGCGCCTGTTTCTGGATCAGTCCAACTGCTACTCCGTCATAAACGTGAAG GCGTTCAACGGGAACACGGCTCTTCACGTGGCCAGCGCTCTGCAGGGTCGGCAGGCTCAAGTAGACGCGGTTCGACTGCTGCTGAGACGAGGAGCCGATCCCAGCGTCAAGAACCTGGAGAACGAGCAGCCGGCTCAACTGGTGCCCGAGGGTCCGCTGGGAGACCAG GTGCGTCGGATCCTGAAAGGTAAAGGAGCGCACTCCCGCTGCTGA
- the cep97 gene encoding centrosomal protein of 97 kDa, translated as MAATDGAILADAVLQMSDLEGPGLLDLSNQGLHKLDPKFFSQGELHTLILDQNHIIKLEHLERNEALQQLSVACNRLVRMMGVSKLTLLRTLNLPNNSVGYIEGLKDLVHLEWLNLAGNNIKVIEQLNTCVSLQHLDLSDNNISHIGDLTKLSALKTLLLHGNIITTLRTVPAHLPTDLTVLSLAENEIRDLTEVSYLAPLHKLEQLSIMSNPCVMATPALPGCDYRPYVVSWCLSLKVLDGYVVSQKEGLKGEWLYSQGKGRTFRSGQHAQLVQYLASTCPLTATTALQSAEDAKLERILNKQRQHQKQLQQTRYCYSSPSRPTHLDVQQRRIHKNRDTDVFAQADVDPGVQVNTWMGSASSPVIAAVRLPPAAEDGMMLEDVQTDEEKLHGSLLSSESAFLPFNSAVNPASAPDSGEEEFDDSLAPPTSAQHRPPEAESVGGAVLNSLTEGSDYVDGTDTAALSDSNPQQHALNGDAVLGSDSVEGSDWTGMQNAAVPQCEPHDAAVRIQSWWRGHWTRHFHPQAKEVRSEIRLRRMQDHIVHLTAELERVRKQQEEERLQRRVQEEAVKFLWKQLQVVLEWRSSVNERLSSALDPSVPSATAVRTEISIPESGFHSPGERQAALDSSLSSTATAGSPETVRSLGPLTAAAGDSQDGSLLEQYLSSVQRQDEEEEDKGAGDRTGTPQDPSVLSPHGNEGRSS; from the exons ATGGCGGCGACTGACGGAGCGATCCTCGCCGATGCGGTGCTCCAAATGTCAGATTTAGAAG GTCCAGGTCTATTAGACCTTTCGAATCAGGGTCTCCATAAACTGGATCCGAAGTTCTTCAGTCAGGGGGAGTTACACACTCTTATTCTTGACCAAAACCACATTATAAAGCTGGAGCACCTGGAGCGTAATGAAGCTCTTCAGCAG CTGTCCGTGGCCTGCAATCGTCTGGTCCGCATGATGGGCGTCTCCAAGCTGACTCTCTTACGAACTCTGAACCTCCCAAACAACAGCGTGGGCTATATTGAGGGGCTGAAGGACCTGGTTCATCTGGAATGGCTCAATCTAGCTGGAAACAACATCAAG GTCATCGAGCAGCTCAACACCTGTGTTTCTCTTCAGCATCTCGATCTGTCAGATAATAATATTTCTCACATAGGAGACCTCACCAAGCTTTCAGCGTTAAAG ACTCTTCTTCTGCACGGAAACATCATCACGACTCTGCGTACCGTTCCTGCTCATCTGCCCACGGACCTCACTGTCCTGTCGCTAGCAGAGAACGAGATCAGAGACCTGACCGAG GTGTCATATTTAGCTCCATTACACAAGCTAGAGCAGCTGTCCATCATGAGTAACCCGTGTGTCATGGCTACGCCGGCTCTGCCCGGCTGTGACTATCGCCCGTATGTCGTCAGCTGGTGTCTCAGTTTGAAGGTGCTGGATGGATATGTGGTTTCACAAAAAGAGGG ACTCAAAGGAGAATGGCTCTACAGTCAGGGTAAAGGTCGTACGTTTCGGTCGGGGCAGCACGCACAGCTGGTCCAGTATTTGGCATCCACGTGTCCCCTGACAGCCACCACTGCCTTACAGTCAGCAGAGGATGCTAAACTTGAGAGAATCCTCAATAAACAAAG acAGCATCAGAAACAGCTGCAGCAAACACGTTACTGCTACTCAAGTCCATCTCGCCCCACGCATCTAGACGTTCAGCAGCGGCGCATCCACAAGAACAGAGACACGGATGTCTTCGCTCAGGCAG ATGTGGATCCAGGAGTTCAGGTAAACACGTGGATGGGCTCCGCGTCTTCACCCGTGATCGCTGCTGTCCGCCTGCCACCCGCTGCTGAAGACGGGATGATGCTGGAGGATGTGCAGACGGATGAGGAGAAGCTTCATGGCAGTCTGCTGTCCTCTGAATCTGCTTTCCTGCCCTTTAACTCTGCTGTTAATCCAGCTTCAGCACCTGACAGCGGCGAGGAGGAGTTTGACGATTCTCTGGCTCCTCCCACTTCTGCTCAGCACCGCCCGCCGGAGGCGGAGTCAGTGGGCGGGGCTGTCCTCAACTCTCTGACAGAAGGATCAGATTACGTGGACGGCACTGACACAGCCGCCCTCTCCGACAGTAACCCGCAGCAGCATGCGTTAAACGGGGATGCCGTGTTAGGCAGCGATTCTGTGGAGGGTTCGGACTGGACTGGGATGCAGAACGCCGCTGTGCCGCAGTGTGAACCACACGACGCAGCTGTAAGGATTCAGTCTTGGTGGAGGGGTCACTGGACGCGGCACTTCCATCCGCAAGCCAAAGAAGTACGTTCTGAGATCCGCTTGCGAAGGATGCAGGATCATATCGTCCACCTGACCGCAGAACTGGAAAG AGTGCGCAAGCAACAAGAAGAAGAACGACTGCAGAGACGTGTGCAAGAAGAAGCTGTGAAGTTCCTTTGGAAGCAG CTTCAGGTGGTGCTGGAGTGGCGGTCTTCTGTGAACGAGCGGCTCAGTTCTGCTTTAGATCCCAGCGTTCCCTCAGCAACTGCTGTCCGCACTGAGATCTCCATCCCCGAGTCTGGCTTTCATTCCCCTGGAGAGCGTCAGGCGGCGTTGGACAGCAGCTTGAGCAGCACGGCTACGGCCGGATCTCCGGAGACGGTGCGCTCTCTCGGGCCGCTGACGGCAGCCGCGGGGGACAGTCAGGACGGCAGCCTATTAGAGCAGTATCTGTCATCTGTGCAGCGACAGGACGAGGAGGAGGAGGATAAAGGAGCAGGTGACAGAACAGGAACACCTCAAGATCCGTCCGTTCTCTCTCCTCATGGAAATGAAGGGCGCTCGTCCTGA
- the rpl24 gene encoding large ribosomal subunit protein eL24, whose product MKVELCSFSGYKIYPGHGRRYARIDGKVFQFLNAKCESAFLSKRNPRQINWTVLYRRKHKKGQSEEVAKKRSRRAVKFQRAITGASLAEILAKRNQKPEVRKAQREQAIRAAKDAKKAKQATKKPPAQSTKAPAKAAAKQKIAKPMKVNAPRVGGKR is encoded by the exons ATGAA GGTCGAGCTGTGCAGTTTTAGTGGGTATAAAATCTATCCCGGTCATGGCCGGCGCTACGCCAGAATCGATGGAAAG GTTTTCCAGTTCCTGAATGCTAAATGTGAGTCTGCTTTCCTGTCCAAGAGGAATCCCAGACAGATCAACTGGACCGTTCTGTACCGCCGCAAACACAAGAAGGGCCAGTCT GAAGAGGTGGCTAAGAAGCGCTCCCGTCGTGCGGTGAAGTTCCAGCGGGCCATCACCGGTGCTTCTCTGGCTGAGATTCTGGCCAAGAGGAACCAGAAGCCTGAAGTGCGTAAAGCACAGAGAGAGCAGGCCATCAG GGCTGCCAAGGACGCCAAGAAGGCGAAGCAGGCAACTAAGAAACCACCCGCCCAGAGCACCAAG gCCCCTGCTAAAGCCGCAGCCAAACAGAAAATCGCCAAGCCCATGAAGGTCAACGCTCCTCGTGTTGGTGGCAAGCGCTAA
- the LOC141336213 gene encoding serine/threonine/tyrosine-interacting-like protein 2 — MNITYMGIEVDDFTDADISPHFRTCAEFIDDALLTHRGKVLVDSMMGVSRSAVLVAAYLMIFQNMSIMEALLEIRKKRAINPNEGFIKQLRQLNETLMEERDEDDDDTLSQCSVIDARARLDEEESMFGVKAESIMVDEEEDRGSIMSSIASSAAAAALKAGLLGGPNKPDTTVTGEDPSLPGKDREDEDGDVDSMIREWQKRNEKYQDEDWWEAQLMCDGGDGESLLGDTKKPNARPEDLESVTSEDVRMVKERIGRRPRRPASESGSTTSCSSYSDLWKQRLKEIEEQAAARYRLKEGDEDSEASQKRIDDDVESMLSDTSSMYNFCKKNKENLTPLERWKIKRIQFGWNKKEAAAENGEKAEAETEAPAPSLEDVNLTAYQTWKLKQQKKHGGEENKDEILEMSRAEDPSTIKKRQRREELLERTRKTLEESQSVCGWETESALSGSIPLSAFCAGAFPSASVAGDDNASVLSGRSSVLSGLSTRSQPPVPQEPPAPPAAVIGPNGEPMVNIANIQNWIATVVNETLVQKQAEMMMGASLAPSRAGSVFSLGRGVDDDKASMLSGSTSSSVLSRSRAESVLSAGGRARSVLSVGGRAESVLSAGGASNLSSVSGLGYRRSKITTTSVPLYSLFQDQVNLHKLDTMEKEIKSDMRDKMASYEVKKIAEDNKRSTLYKKKKPKEEEDDDRDDHRKSNGFDDLVARSSEKPKPKRDHGRSGILNLPASASNPSSSIDEWLQNVRPPQSKPKPYEGDGEPPRMSRPSHEGIEEPSEFDFPSRRSSISVNVDEEEEYNFASRFSSRHPADEDMDLGRDPSPEFNYRSRRSPPSSYNGLGEDSSYRSRRSYASYEDEERSSYQSYSAKQKSYENSETARTARTAQGDEEDEEISAFIAQIKQRARARVAEEMEDDEVLSAWRKQEESKPHNHNKN, encoded by the exons ATGAACATCACCTATATGGGCATCGAGGTGGACGATTTCACAGACGCAGACATCTCTCCTCATTTCCGCACGTGTGCAGAGTTCATAGACGACGCTTTGCTGACACACAGAG GCAAGGTGCTTGTGGACTCTATGATGGGCGTGAGTCGGTCAGCGGTGCTTGTTGCTGCTTATCTGATGATCTTCCAGAACATGAGCATCATGGAGGCTCTGCTGGAGATCAGGAAGAAACGTGCCATCAACCCCAACGAAGGGTTTATAAAGCAGCTGCGCCAACTCAACGAGACTCTAATGGAGGAACGAGACGAAGACGACGACGACACCCTCAGTCAGTGCTCCGTGATCGACGCCCGGGCTCGTCTTGACGAGGAGGAGAGCATGTTTGGAGTCAAAGCCGAATCCATCATGGTGGACGAGGAGGAAGACAGAGGCAGCATCATGAGCAGCATCGCATCTTCAGCCGCCGCCGCAGCTCTGAAAGCAGGACTCCTTGGCGGCCCAAACAAACCTGACACGACAGTGACCGGCGAGGACCCATCGCTCCCTGGAAAAGACAGAGAAGATGAAGATGGGGATGTGGACAGCATGATACGGGAGTGGCAGAAGCGCAACGAGAAGTACCAGGATGAAGACTGGTGGGAGGCCCAGCTGATGTGCGACGGGGGCGACGGCGAGTCTTTGTTGGGCGACACGAAGAAGCCGAACGCGAGACCGGAGGACCTGGAGAGCGTGACCAGTGAAGATGTGCGAATGGTGAAGGAGCGCATCGGCCGCCGTCCCCGTCGACCCGCTTCAGAATCAGGCTCCACGACCAGCTGCAGCAGCTACTCCGATCTCTGGAAGCAGCGGTTGAAGGAGATCGAGGAGCAGGCCGCCGCACGATACCGACTCAAAGAAGGCGACGAGGACAGCGAGGCGAGCCAGAAAAGAATCGACGACGACGTAGAGAGCATGCTGTCCGACACCAGCTCCATGTACAACTTCTGCAAAAAGAACAAGGAAAATCTAACGCCTCTGGAGCGATGGAAGATTAAGCGAATCCAGTTTGGATGGAACAAAAAAGAAGCGGCGGCTGAGAACGGAGAGAAAGCGGAGGCCGAGACCGAAGCTCCCGCTCCCTCGCTGGAGGACGTCAACTTAACCGCGTATCAGACCTGGAAACTCAAGCAGCAGAAGAAACACGGCGGCGAAGAGAACAAGGACGAGATTCTAGAGATGAGTCGAGCCGAGGACCCGTCCACGATCAAGAAAAGACAGCGGCGAGAGGAGCTTCTGGAGCGCACCAGGAAAACACTGGAGGAGAGTCAGTCGGTGTGCGGATGGGAAACCGAGAGCGCTCTGAGCGGCAGCATCCCTCTGTCTGCTTTCTGTGCCGGAGCCTTTCCGTCCGCGAGTGTCGCAGGAGACGATAACGCATCTGTGCTCAGCGGAAGGTCTTCTGTCCTTTCAGGTCTCAGCACCCGATCGCAGCCTCCCGTTCCCCAGGAGCCTCCCGCACCTCCTGCCGCGGTCATCGGTCCTAACGGAGAGCCCATGGTAAACATCGCCAATATCCAAAACTGGATTGCCACCGTGGTCAACGAGACTCTGGTGCAGAAGCAGGCCGAGATGATGATGGGAGCGAGTCTAGCCCCCTCCAGAGCGGGATCAGTGTTCAGTCTGGGACGAGGAGTAGATGATGACAAAGCCTCAATGCTGAGCGGATCCACGTCCTCAAGCGTCCTGTCCCGAAGTAGGGCCGAATCCGTCCTGTCCGCGGGTGGAAGAGCTCGCTCCGTGCTGTCGGTCGGCGGTCGAGCCGAATCCGTGCTGTCTGCCGGAGGAGCGTCTAACCTCTCCTCTGTGTCTGGGTTGGGCTACCGGAGGAGCAAGATCACTACGACCAGCGTGCCGCTCTACAGCCTCTTCCAAGACCAGGTGAACCTTCACAAACTGGACACCATGGAGAAAGAGATCAAGTCTGACATGCGGGACAAGATGGCATCCTATGAGGTGAAGAAGATTGCTGAGGACAACAAGCGCAGCACGTTATACAAGAAGAAAAAACCAAAGGAGGAGGAGGACGACGACCGAGACGATCACAGAAAATCGAATGGATTTGATGATTTGGTAGCCCGTTCCTCTGAGAAACCCAAACCCAAAAGAGATCACGGCCGTTCGGGAATACTGAACCTTCCCGCTTCAGCCAGCAACCCCAGCAGCAGCATTGATGAATGGCTCCAAAACGTGAGACCTCCTCAGAGCAAACCTAAACCGTACGAGGGAGACGGAGAGCCGCCGCGAATGTCTCGGCCGTCGCACGAAGGCATCGAGGAACCTTCGGAGTTTGACTTCCCGAGCCGCAGGAGCTCGATTTCAGTGAACGTCGACGAAGAGGAGGAATATAACTTTGCCTCAAGATTTTCATCCAGGCATCCGGCTGACGAAGACATGGATTTGGGTCGAGATCCCAGTCCGGAGTTTAACTATCGATCTCGGAGATCCCCTCCTTCTTCGTATAACGGCTTAGGCGAAGACAGCAGCTACAGAAGCAGGAGATCGTACGCCAGCTATGAGGACGAGGAGAGAAGCAGTTACCAGAGCTACTCCGCGAAGCAGAAATCATATGAGAACAGCGAGACTGCGAGGACTGCTAGAACAGCACAGGGAGACGAGGAAGATGAGGAAATATCTGCTTTTATTGCTCAGATTAAACAGAGGGCGAGAGCACGGGTGGCGGAGGAGATGGAGGACGATGAAGTTCTTTCTGCGTGGAGGAAACAGGAGGAGTCAAAGCCACacaatcacaataaaaactaG